One window of Trifolium pratense cultivar HEN17-A07 linkage group LG5, ARS_RC_1.1, whole genome shotgun sequence genomic DNA carries:
- the LOC123886020 gene encoding RING-H2 finger protein ATL67 yields the protein MSSSNPFSPPPPPPPPLPYLTNLGFGYSIAIALGFLFLLSTLILSSYLCCRTFRNRHNRHNNNNNNNHHRDDGVVLPRVIFVAEEDEDRDDVVLGLDQNVINSYPRLQYGKDLGHDSTCSICLCEYKDLEMLRMMPECRHYFHLCCLDSWLKLNGSCPVCRNSPMPTPLSTPLQEVVPLSHYIGERRVRR from the coding sequence ATGTCTTCCTCAAACCCTTtctctccaccaccaccaccaccaccaccacttcCTTACCTCACCAATCTCGGCTTCGGTTACTCCATAGCCATAGCTCTCGGTTTCCTCTTCCTTCTTTCAACCTTAATCCTCTCTTCTTACCTATGTTGTCGTACTTTCCGTAACCGTCATAACCgtcacaacaacaataacaacaacaaccaccacAGAGATGACGGCGTGGTTTTACCGAGGGTAATTTTTGTagcagaagaagatgaagatcgAGATGATGTTGTTTTAGGTTTGGATCAGAATGTGATAAATTCGTATCCTAGGTTACAGTATGGTAAAGATTTGGGACATGATAGTACTTGTTCGATCTGTTTATGTGAGTATAAGGATTTGGAGATGTTAAGGATGATGCCGGAATGTAGACACTATTTTCATCTTTGTTGTCTTGATTCATGGTTGAAACTTAATGGTTCTTGTCCCGTTTGTCGGAATTCACCTATGCCTACGCCGTTGTCGACGCCGTTGCAAGAAGTTGTTCCTCTTTCTCATTACATTGGTGAAAGAAGGGTAAGAaggtga